In one Leptospira mayottensis 200901116 genomic region, the following are encoded:
- a CDS encoding ArsR/SmtB family transcription factor, which translates to MHNLDVTFAALADSTRRAILMRLAKGEMTVMELAKPFKMSQPAISRHLKVLEQAGLISTTIRAQERPRRLETTPLKKAADWIEKYRQMWEKRYQALDALLVELQTIQTQGDQQK; encoded by the coding sequence ATGCATAATCTTGACGTCACCTTTGCGGCACTCGCTGACTCCACCCGTCGCGCCATCCTCATGCGCCTTGCGAAAGGCGAAATGACAGTCATGGAGTTGGCCAAACCTTTCAAAATGAGTCAACCCGCAATCTCTCGGCACCTTAAAGTTCTTGAGCAGGCAGGCCTCATTTCGACAACTATCCGAGCACAAGAGCGACCGCGTCGACTTGAGACCACGCCGCTTAAAAAAGCCGCCGATTGGATTGAGAAATACCGTCAGATGTGGGAAAAACGGTACCAGGCACTTGATGCGCTGCTTGTAGAATTACAAACAATACAAACTCAAGGAGATCAACAAAAATGA
- a CDS encoding sensor domain-containing diguanylate cyclase, which translates to MQFKTYTNAQVENVKIKKRILFSLLAIIFVLLLFFLVYENLRMKKEIDRVVGMRTRVMKDYIRRVGSQTRALGLSISDYLTFYEDTSANPSLVKKFKNYPNINRFGIPHISRENKEGADSGTLTAIGSVYKLNPSLLKEIEAALNLRGQFESLTEKQSEVVWAYYLSKQKFLYITPKFKDENYYFTDDLYSGPYWTQAAPQINPTGRQIITDLYDDLAGKGLMITISEPVYVNEKFIGVASIDIGLDAMQRILESGDCIGESMLIDENGKIIAKSGTFKLDTRLPLSVISMIMEPQDSFFVEKGSFWVGNKIKDEEIWLVHEIKIFEYIIYIIKNLLPFWVLVFTFFIVLILYVKLRSSMNQVSKLIHTDPLTGIWNRRGFLKLTQRSLAIGNRHGKDWTILLVDIDHFKQVNDKFGHDTGDKTLIKVAQVLSRSIRQTDAVCRWGGEEFAIFLFGAGQKASTDIAEDLRKEVENQVRLDDGNPVTLSIGVSQGMLDLEEAFVNADQALYRAKSSGRNRVCAFDPKVFSHSDLKN; encoded by the coding sequence TTGCAATTCAAAACTTACACTAATGCACAAGTTGAAAACGTAAAAATCAAGAAGAGGATACTCTTTTCGCTCTTAGCAATCATTTTTGTTTTGCTGTTATTTTTTCTTGTTTATGAAAATCTGAGAATGAAAAAAGAAATTGACCGAGTCGTCGGTATGAGAACCCGCGTGATGAAGGATTATATTCGTAGGGTCGGTTCACAAACGAGAGCACTTGGGTTATCGATTTCGGATTACTTAACCTTTTACGAAGATACATCTGCAAATCCAAGTCTCGTTAAAAAATTCAAAAATTATCCAAATATAAACAGGTTTGGAATTCCCCATATCAGTCGGGAAAATAAGGAAGGAGCTGATTCGGGAACTCTTACCGCAATTGGTTCGGTTTATAAATTGAATCCTTCTCTTCTCAAAGAAATTGAGGCCGCTCTGAATTTAAGAGGACAATTCGAGTCTTTGACGGAAAAACAAAGCGAAGTTGTCTGGGCTTACTATTTATCTAAACAAAAGTTCCTTTATATTACTCCGAAATTTAAGGATGAAAATTATTATTTTACCGATGACCTTTATTCGGGTCCGTATTGGACTCAGGCGGCCCCTCAAATCAATCCGACCGGACGTCAAATTATAACCGATCTTTACGATGACCTTGCAGGAAAAGGGCTGATGATTACGATTTCCGAACCCGTTTACGTAAATGAGAAATTCATCGGCGTCGCTTCGATCGATATAGGTTTGGACGCGATGCAAAGAATTTTGGAAAGCGGAGATTGTATCGGCGAAAGTATGCTCATTGATGAAAATGGAAAAATCATAGCGAAATCCGGAACTTTTAAGTTAGATACCAGGCTCCCTCTTTCGGTGATTTCCATGATTATGGAACCGCAAGACTCGTTTTTCGTCGAAAAAGGAAGTTTCTGGGTTGGAAACAAAATTAAGGATGAAGAAATTTGGCTCGTTCATGAAATTAAGATATTTGAATATATTATTTATATAATAAAGAATCTTCTTCCTTTTTGGGTGCTTGTGTTTACGTTTTTCATTGTGCTCATACTGTATGTCAAGTTGCGTTCTTCGATGAATCAAGTGTCCAAATTGATTCACACAGATCCATTGACTGGAATCTGGAATCGGAGGGGCTTCTTAAAATTGACCCAGAGGTCCCTTGCCATTGGAAATCGGCACGGAAAGGACTGGACGATTTTGCTGGTGGATATCGATCATTTCAAACAGGTGAACGATAAGTTCGGACATGATACCGGAGATAAAACGTTAATAAAAGTCGCTCAAGTGCTTAGTCGTTCGATTCGCCAAACTGATGCGGTTTGTCGTTGGGGTGGGGAGGAGTTTGCTATCTTTTTATTTGGAGCCGGTCAGAAAGCTTCTACCGACATCGCCGAAGATCTGCGCAAAGAGGTGGAAAACCAAGTTCGTTTAGACGATGGAAATCCGGTAACGTTGAGTATTGGAGTTTCACAAGGCATGTTGGATTTGGAGGAAGCCTTTGTAAATGCAGATCAGGCGTTGTATCGAGCAAAATCTTCGGGTAGAAACCGAGTTTGTGCTTTTGATCCGAAAGTATTTTCCCATTCAGATTTGAAAAATTAA
- a CDS encoding SRPBCC domain-containing protein: MKTNQKEVKIELRGETEIVFTRYFAARRELVFDCHTKPELMRRWLMGPEGMVLDTCEVDLKVGGKYLFVYADAKGNRFGIYGKFREVIVPEKVVNTENYAMDMSTFNSNAEEDPNAMVEARTFITEGDETLMTHTCKYSSAEMRTMALETNMVDGMGAFYQPLDKLLLEIV, translated from the coding sequence ATGAAAACGAATCAAAAAGAAGTAAAAATAGAACTTAGAGGTGAAACCGAAATTGTATTCACGCGCTATTTTGCCGCACGTCGTGAATTGGTATTCGACTGTCACACTAAACCCGAATTGATGCGCCGATGGCTAATGGGTCCTGAAGGTATGGTGCTTGATACTTGCGAGGTTGATCTTAAAGTTGGGGGTAAATACCTATTTGTTTATGCGGATGCAAAGGGAAATAGGTTTGGGATTTATGGGAAATTTCGGGAAGTGATTGTACCTGAAAAAGTAGTTAATACCGAGAATTATGCCATGGACATGTCGACTTTCAATTCGAATGCTGAAGAAGACCCGAACGCTATGGTAGAGGCGCGAACCTTCATAACTGAAGGCGATGAGACTTTGATGACACACACCTGCAAATATTCTTCAGCCGAAATGCGCACGATGGCACTGGAAACGAACATGGTTGATGGCATGGGAGCGTTTTACCAACCGCTGGATAAACTCTTATTAGAAATCGTGTAA
- a CDS encoding FecR family protein, which yields MDSFQIRISWIGEFMKKISMILIVVCISGLGSYCGKNQPNRTKGVIAFIKGEVSVQRGEQNLKATVSQEILNGDIVITGAKSVASLVFSGNSYLIEIQSDSRFQVKEEGDEKTFFQDKGSSWILTNKLVKGEKMSLHTPTTTAGVRGTKFYTSVYGDMTFTCHCEGHIELENNQNHTKKINDSDYLSVTKGNKTIYITPSDLQKLNVPYVHNHSEIEDSPVGGQNKMTLEQFQAINELVKKKLESL from the coding sequence ATGGACTCGTTTCAAATTAGAATTTCTTGGATTGGAGAATTTATGAAAAAGATATCGATGATACTGATTGTCGTCTGTATAAGCGGGTTAGGCTCTTATTGTGGTAAAAATCAACCGAATCGAACAAAGGGAGTGATTGCGTTTATAAAAGGAGAAGTTTCCGTTCAAAGAGGAGAGCAAAATTTAAAAGCGACCGTTTCTCAGGAAATTTTAAACGGAGATATAGTCATAACGGGAGCTAAGTCAGTAGCTTCGCTTGTTTTCAGCGGGAATTCCTACTTGATTGAAATTCAATCGGATTCCCGATTTCAAGTAAAGGAAGAGGGTGATGAAAAAACCTTTTTTCAAGACAAAGGAAGTTCTTGGATCTTAACGAACAAGTTAGTGAAAGGAGAGAAAATGAGTCTTCATACGCCGACGACAACTGCGGGAGTGAGAGGAACGAAATTTTATACTTCGGTCTACGGAGATATGACGTTTACCTGTCATTGTGAGGGTCACATAGAATTGGAAAACAATCAAAATCATACTAAAAAAATCAACGATTCCGATTATTTATCCGTAACAAAAGGGAATAAAACGATTTATATCACTCCAAGTGATTTACAAAAATTGAATGTTCCTTATGTGCACAATCACAGTGAAATCGAGGATTCTCCGGTAGGCGGGCAAAACAAAATGACTCTCGAACAGTTTCAGGCTATAAACGAGTTGGTAAAAAAGAAACTGGAGTCCCTCTAA
- a CDS encoding EAL domain-containing response regulator, with protein MGNDEFIQNTNLNIKPVILVIDDEVVILKSIKCAIQLSFGSRFEIEIAEDADSAMEILERCKSEQIDVPLVICDQVLREKRGDELLIQIHQEYPQIYKVMLTGYASAKTLGNALNKANLYRYLSKPWDSEDLILTISEAVKAYFQNRKVAELSSKLEETYLFNRETLFPNFENLKRRIDQRLIENESSSLALIRIESFSSIAENFGIETYRKMLSEFLSVLNCFIRGYNGEIFHIYDNMIAILAKIEEDRFYSLLSAVRIFLRSECIEVDGISFQVKISIGVSSDQSDVYDKARLAMMTASNDSSVEYVSYSEATNKVDRIYANLKLGRKFNEALNAGNVIPYFQGIYDNKLKRITKYECLARIIEGGQIYNPAMFIPIAKSTGLIRLLTPLMVEKTFKYFSKHSEYSFSINISESDLDKKGFPLWVMNRLLHYRISPDRVIFEILENDRWNGSSNSTRSLQELKEIGCKIAIDDFGVERSNFERLMEIQPDFIKIDGKFIQGIHENQTSYRLAAAITEMAHTIGAKVVAEFVSKEEELEAVKSLDIDYSQGYYLMEPAEEIVYAETILNLV; from the coding sequence ATGGGAAATGACGAATTCATTCAAAATACAAATTTGAATATCAAGCCGGTTATATTGGTAATAGACGATGAAGTTGTCATATTGAAGAGTATCAAGTGTGCAATTCAACTCAGCTTTGGAAGCCGGTTCGAAATAGAAATCGCGGAAGATGCAGATTCTGCCATGGAAATTTTGGAGAGATGTAAATCCGAACAAATCGACGTTCCTTTGGTCATTTGTGATCAAGTGTTACGTGAAAAAAGAGGAGACGAACTACTGATTCAAATTCATCAAGAGTATCCTCAAATCTATAAAGTAATGCTTACGGGTTATGCTTCTGCAAAAACCCTTGGAAATGCTCTGAATAAAGCAAATCTTTATCGATATCTTTCAAAACCCTGGGATTCCGAGGATTTGATATTGACCATTTCCGAGGCGGTAAAAGCTTACTTTCAAAATCGAAAGGTGGCCGAACTCAGTTCTAAATTGGAAGAAACGTATCTGTTCAATCGCGAGACCTTGTTTCCGAATTTCGAAAATTTAAAACGAAGAATTGATCAAAGACTGATTGAAAACGAAAGTTCCAGTCTTGCTCTCATTCGAATAGAGTCTTTTAGTTCCATCGCTGAAAATTTCGGGATCGAAACATATCGTAAAATGTTATCCGAATTCTTATCCGTCCTTAATTGTTTTATAAGAGGTTACAACGGAGAAATTTTTCATATTTACGACAACATGATTGCGATTCTGGCGAAAATTGAAGAGGATCGCTTCTATTCTTTACTTAGTGCCGTTCGTATCTTTCTCAGATCCGAATGCATCGAAGTGGATGGGATTTCTTTTCAGGTTAAAATTTCGATCGGAGTCTCATCGGACCAATCGGACGTATATGACAAGGCAAGACTTGCAATGATGACTGCGAGTAATGATTCTTCCGTTGAATATGTATCTTATTCGGAAGCGACCAACAAGGTGGACCGAATCTATGCAAATCTTAAATTGGGTAGGAAATTCAACGAAGCTTTGAATGCGGGGAATGTTATTCCTTACTTCCAGGGGATTTACGATAACAAGCTGAAAAGAATTACGAAATACGAATGTTTAGCGAGAATTATAGAAGGCGGGCAGATTTATAATCCCGCGATGTTTATTCCAATCGCAAAATCTACGGGGCTGATTCGATTACTCACTCCTTTAATGGTTGAAAAAACGTTTAAATATTTTTCGAAACATTCCGAATATTCTTTTTCCATTAATATTTCCGAATCCGATTTGGATAAGAAAGGGTTTCCACTTTGGGTGATGAATCGACTTTTGCATTACAGAATATCTCCGGATCGGGTGATTTTTGAAATTCTAGAAAACGATCGTTGGAATGGGTCTTCCAATTCTACTCGTTCTCTTCAAGAATTGAAAGAAATCGGTTGTAAAATTGCGATTGATGATTTCGGGGTGGAGCGTTCCAACTTTGAAAGACTGATGGAAATTCAACCGGATTTTATCAAAATAGACGGCAAATTTATACAAGGAATTCATGAAAATCAAACTTCATATCGATTGGCTGCCGCGATAACGGAAATGGCTCATACAATTGGTGCTAAGGTAGTCGCCGAGTTCGTATCCAAAGAAGAGGAGTTGGAGGCGGTGAAATCTTTGGATATAGACTATTCACAAGGGTATTATTTAATGGAGCCTGCGGAAGAAATCGTTTATGCGGAAACGATTTTAAACTTAGTTTGA
- a CDS encoding TetR/AcrR family transcriptional regulator yields MIEKILEKTMRLFLSAGFAKTNTDEIAKHIGISKRTLYRYYDAKEKLINAVFNFLKERITTQHEAIIKDKSKNPREKLNEILLIITELGSKMGKPFINDIQNLRPDLFMMMKEFRKERLKRLADIIKEGQDSGIFRKELNRELTIDTLIAALDGVVNPKYLSETTFSISSAFDTVFNIFIHGIENEKGNSQLKNLISHSHPDTDNHILFFQIMDFDTEQEISSNRVIDFQSIRGKKKSTWLTNTN; encoded by the coding sequence ATGATTGAAAAAATTCTCGAAAAAACGATGCGTTTATTTCTTTCCGCGGGTTTTGCTAAAACAAACACCGATGAAATCGCAAAACACATAGGAATCAGTAAACGAACCCTTTATCGTTATTACGATGCGAAGGAAAAATTGATCAACGCCGTATTCAATTTTTTGAAAGAAAGAATTACGACTCAACACGAAGCGATCATCAAAGACAAATCCAAAAATCCTAGAGAAAAACTTAACGAGATTCTACTCATCATCACTGAACTCGGCTCCAAAATGGGAAAACCATTTATAAACGACATACAAAACTTACGCCCCGATCTTTTTATGATGATGAAGGAATTTCGCAAAGAAAGACTTAAAAGACTAGCAGACATAATAAAAGAAGGACAAGATAGCGGAATTTTTCGAAAAGAACTCAATCGAGAACTAACAATCGACACGCTCATTGCCGCTTTGGACGGAGTCGTCAACCCAAAGTATTTATCAGAAACCACCTTTTCCATTTCGAGTGCTTTTGATACGGTTTTTAATATTTTTATACATGGGATTGAAAACGAAAAAGGCAACTCACAACTTAAGAATCTGATTTCACATTCTCATCCTGATACGGATAATCACATTCTTTTTTTTCAAATCATGGATTTCGATACAGAGCAAGAAATCTCATCTAATAGGGTCATCGATTTTCAAAGCATAAGAGGCAAAAAAAAATCTACTTGGCTAACAAATACAAATTAA
- a CDS encoding helix-turn-helix domain-containing protein: MYNLKILPDFEGQIFLKKFAPQRLIEKNIFFTFVFFFVVYLAIWNQTIPEITTSADLSKFKLISLICGISVYSFLLLRLVILTILGIQVSYQIILRNAAFAIVLSFLFLMYFEKSFSMVITGELFCFGVCAFTVLESGYLIHFRNFKKEYYSLLPILGGIGFGALLNLIGTLFYNVYWNNISYYTYMFSIFILYLLKRKIKIQNETDVQKPILNLEIQEVIEQTNPKSEMEVFESSEYTAEEKNLLKEDDLKRAEDRIKGFIQEKLYADDSIRLIDLSAYLGISLHQASFYLNNYKNIGFSDFINQNRINDAIRLLVEKQHMNLLDIAFECGFNSYTSFHRACKKWTGYSPKGLRTNTFLTDGSKNEHLNAPINSQKVEALSNNFKSNG; this comes from the coding sequence ATTTATAATTTGAAAATCTTACCGGATTTCGAAGGACAAATCTTTTTAAAAAAATTCGCCCCACAAAGGTTAATTGAAAAAAACATCTTTTTCACGTTTGTATTTTTCTTCGTCGTTTATTTAGCGATCTGGAATCAGACAATCCCAGAAATAACGACTTCCGCAGACCTATCTAAATTTAAATTGATCTCTCTGATCTGTGGAATCTCGGTTTATTCTTTTCTACTACTTCGGCTTGTCATACTGACGATTCTTGGAATTCAAGTATCCTACCAAATTATTCTTAGAAACGCGGCATTTGCGATCGTTCTCTCTTTTTTATTTCTAATGTACTTTGAAAAATCCTTTTCCATGGTAATTACAGGGGAACTTTTTTGTTTCGGAGTTTGCGCTTTCACCGTTTTAGAATCGGGCTATTTGATCCATTTCCGAAATTTCAAAAAAGAATATTATTCCTTACTGCCAATCCTTGGGGGAATTGGGTTTGGAGCTTTGTTAAATCTAATTGGAACCTTGTTTTATAACGTTTATTGGAATAACATTTCATATTATACTTACATGTTTTCCATTTTTATTCTCTACCTTTTAAAAAGAAAAATAAAAATCCAGAATGAAACGGACGTGCAAAAGCCGATTCTAAACCTGGAAATTCAAGAAGTCATAGAACAAACAAACCCAAAATCGGAAATGGAAGTTTTCGAATCTAGTGAATATACAGCGGAAGAAAAAAATCTTCTCAAAGAAGACGACCTAAAACGTGCAGAAGATAGAATCAAAGGTTTTATTCAAGAAAAACTTTATGCAGATGATAGCATTCGCTTAATTGACCTTTCAGCTTATTTGGGAATTAGCCTACACCAAGCTTCCTTTTACCTAAACAATTATAAGAACATAGGTTTTTCGGATTTCATCAATCAAAATAGAATAAACGACGCAATTCGACTTCTCGTGGAAAAGCAACATATGAATTTATTGGATATCGCTTTCGAATGCGGATTTAATTCTTATACGTCTTTTCACAGAGCTTGCAAAAAATGGACCGGCTACTCTCCAAAAGGACTCAGAACAAATACTTTTTTAACAGACGGATCTAAGAACGAGCATTTGAATGCGCCTATAAATTCTCAAAAAGTCGAAGCATTGAGTAATAATTTCAAGTCGAATGGCTAG
- a CDS encoding VOC family protein: MAVSKKKSSPTNPKSGGTKIEYMSAPSHSITPFLMFNANTEEVAKFYVSIFKKSKILTANSMQADFILNGQKFFAYNGGPDFQFSWGVSFMISVDTQKEIDYYWNALLAGGGKESMCGWLRDKYGMWWQVTPKILLQLVTHKDRAKAERATQAMLKMQKIDIATLKSAAE, encoded by the coding sequence ATGGCGGTATCAAAGAAGAAAAGCAGTCCGACAAATCCAAAATCAGGCGGAACGAAAATCGAATACATGAGCGCCCCCTCTCACAGCATCACGCCCTTTCTCATGTTCAACGCGAACACCGAAGAAGTAGCAAAATTCTATGTATCAATATTCAAGAAATCCAAAATACTCACTGCAAACTCAATGCAGGCCGACTTTATTCTGAACGGCCAAAAGTTTTTTGCCTACAATGGCGGCCCTGATTTTCAGTTCAGTTGGGGTGTCTCATTCATGATCAGTGTAGACACGCAAAAAGAAATCGATTATTACTGGAACGCTCTTCTCGCAGGGGGCGGTAAAGAAAGTATGTGCGGTTGGCTTCGGGACAAATATGGTATGTGGTGGCAGGTGACCCCTAAAATTCTTTTGCAACTTGTGACTCATAAAGATCGAGCAAAGGCCGAACGCGCTACTCAGGCTATGCTCAAAATGCAGAAGATTGATATCGCGACGCTTAAGTCCGCGGCTGAGTAA
- a CDS encoding transposase gives MPNDFGSGQTCHRRFQEWERAGVFKKIYKFILKYYDVENKIAWDWASMDSTMVKAIKGGV, from the coding sequence ATTCCAAATGACTTTGGATCGGGTCAAACTTGTCATAGAAGATTTCAAGAATGGGAACGTGCAGGAGTATTCAAAAAGATCTATAAGTTCATTTTAAAATATTATGATGTGGAAAATAAAATAGCTTGGGATTGGGCCTCAATGGATTCCACGATGGTTAAAGCTATCAAAGGGGGAGTTTGA